The genomic region GACCTCGGACGGGACGACGCCGGCGCCGGCGCCCGATGGATCGTCCGCTGCCCCGCCCGCGCCCGGTGGCGGTGGCGGATTGCCGGTCACCGGAGCCTCGACCACCCTGTTCTCCCTGGCCGGTTCGTTGCTGGTGAGCACCGGGGTGGTGCTGTTCCTCCTGGCCCGGCGTCGTCGGCTGCGTTTCAGCGCAGGCGCCGACCGAGCCTGAGCAGAGCACCCTCGGCTGGTGCACCGGCCCGTCGTCGAGCGGGTGCACCAGCCGTCAGCCACCACTCCGATCGGAGATTCGATGTCGGCCCCACGAAGAGGACGCGGACTTCCCCTGGCCACCGTCGTACTGACGGTCCTGGCCCTGCTCACTCCCGGGCCTCCGGCCGCCGCGGCTGAGGAGAAGTTCCAGCCGGCGGCCGAGGACGCCGTCCAGGACGGCTACGTCGTGGTCCTGGCAAAACCGAAGTCCGATGAGGAAACCGTCGAGCAGACCGCCGAACGGCTGCTGGCAACCTATCCGGGCAAGCTGGAGTTCACCTACCAGCACGTCCTGCGCGGCTTCGCGGTCACGACGACCCTGGAAACGGCGCACGCACTCAGCAAGGAGCCCGAGGTCGCGTACGTCGAGCAGCAGGTGGAGCTGGAGTTCCTCGGCGACCAGGTGGATGCGCCGTGGGGGCTGGACCTGAGCGACCAGCGCCGGGGGATGGACGACGTCTACCGCTGGGACTCGGACGGCTCGGGTGTGCACGTGTACGTGGTCGACTCCGGTATCCGGCAGAGCCACCACGACTTCGAGGGTCGGGCCTCCGTTGACGTCTCGTTCGGCGATGCGGGCACCGGCCCCGGTGGTTCAGCCGACTGCAACGGCCACGGCACGACGATGGCGGGCGTGGTCGGCGGTCGGGTCCACGGGATGGCCAAGAGGGCCCGCCTGCACTCGGTGCGGATCGGTTGCCGCGCCGGCACCACGGCGGCCCTCCTCGCGGCCGTGGACTGGCTCGCCGTCAACGCGATCCGCCCGGCCGTGGCCAACTTCAGCTTCCGGTCGGCGCCCAGTACGGTGGTCGACGCGGCAGCCATCGAGCTGATCAGGCGTGGCATCACGGTGGTGGCGGCCGCCGGCCAGAGCAACGAGGACGCCTGCGGCTCCTCCCCAGCCAGGGTGCCTGCGGTCGTCACGGTCGCCGCTGTGCACGCGTTGAAGGACCGCACGGCAAGCTCCAACTGGGGCGGGTGTGTGGACCTGTTCGCCCCGGGTGAAAGCGTGCCGACCACGACGAATGCCAGCGACACCAGCACCGGACTGACCGGCGGAACCTCCATCGCGACCGCGCACGTCACGGGTGCGGTGGCCCGTTACCTCCAGCGTTTCCCGGGCGCCTCACCGGCACTGGTGGCGGCCACCCTGATCAACGAGGCGAGCCGGGACCGGGTCACCGACCACCGGGGCTCGCCCAACCGGGTGCTCTACACCGACGTCAACGGTCCGGGCAACGACGGTTTCGGACGTACCGGGGCGGATGTGAACGGCGACGGCCGCGACGACATCGTCACCTTCGTACGTGGCACGCCCGCCGACGTCTGGGTGGCGCTCTCCACCGGGTCGAGCTTCGGCGCCGGGTCGAAGTGGCACGAGTACTTCGGCGCTGGTGAAGAGATCCCGATGGTCGGTGACGTCAACGGCGACGGCAGGGCCGACCTGATCACCTTCACCCGTGGCACCAGTGCCGACGTCTACGTGGCACTGTCGACGGGATCGTCGTTCGGGCCGTCGCAGCGGTGGCACAGCTGGTTCGCCGCGTCCAACGAAACTCCGGCGGTCGGTGACTTCAACGGTGACGGCCGTGACGACATCGCGACCGTGACCCGGGGTGTCCTCGGCAGCCCCTCGGTCAACCGAACGGTGTACGTGGCGCTGTCGACCGGGACGGGCTTCGTCGGCACCACCGTGCGGTGGAGTGAGTCGTTCCTCGGCGGCGACGCGGTGCCGCTGGTCGGCGACTTCGACTGCGACGGGCGTGACGACCTGGCGGCCTTCGAGCGGGGTGGGGCCGGCCGGGTACTGGTCGCTTCCTCCCAGGGCTACCGGTTCGCGGGTGCGACGCTCTGGAGCTACCGCTTCGCTCTGGCCACCGCGGTACCGGCGGTCGGCGACTTCAACGGCGACGGCTGCGACGATGTGGCGGAGTTCTCCCGAGGTGACGCGCCGTTCGTCCGCGTCGCCCTCTCGATGGCCGGCTACTGGGCTACCCGGCTGTTCGGTGATCCAACTGTGTGGCACCACAACTTCGCCGGTGGCGTCGCGGTCCCCGGCGCGGGCGACTTCACCGGCGACGGGCGCTCCGATGTGATCGCCTTCACCAGGGGCAGTGCCGCGGATGTCTTCGTCGCGCCGTCGACCTCGGCGGCGTTCTCGGCCGACGTTCGCAAGTGGAACGACTGGTTCGCCAACGGCACGGAGGTGCCCATGCCGTCCGTGATGTGGTAGTCCCGACGGGAATCACCTTTAGATCCACAGACCCGGGAACCACCTACCGTCGCTTGAGTGGACGTGCTGCTGCGCGGCGGGCCGGTGACGGCCCGTCGTCCACGGCGGCGGGGAGAACGCCCTGTGGTAGGCGTGCCGGTACAAGGTCACGTCCGAGGTAGCACTCCGTCACGGACGTGATCAGCGGGTGTACCGACACCTTCCCGATTGCTGCAGCAGCACGGGCGAGGCTCCGAGGACAAATGTGAGTGACATTGTCGGATCCGACGCCCGTGTGGCCGTGCAGCTGCTCGGTCCGGGGCGCCAATGCGTTGATCGCCTCAGCTCGGGGCGGTGAAGGGCTGTGGCGCAGGGCTTCTCGCTCGGATGGTCATGCCGACGGCGGCGAATGCGCAACAGGTGGCGACGGCTGCGAGCAACGGCGTGTATCCGCCAACGGTGATGTCCAACCAGAACAATGCAGGGCAGGGCGACGGGTCACGGAACAGGCGGGCGGAGCCCGGAGAAGCTGTTGAAGCTCGACGAGCTGCGGCGGGACCTCGCAACCGAGTTCATCCAGTCAGTGAGCGGCTCGCCGTCGGCGGTCGGCACTACGAAGTGCGGCCAGAAGAGCCGATAGCGGCACAGGGGGATGTCCCTATGGGTTCTGTCAAGCCGGGTGTTCGGCCTCGAACTCGGCTTTGCGGCGAACGACGTAGGTGGGCCAGTCGGATCGTGCGGCGAGGACATCGGTGATGGAAAGCTTGATGACGCCACAGTGGGACAGCGAGCACCCTCTGGGACCGGACGCGTCGATGAGTGAGATGCCTGAAAGGTGGTCGCCCTCAACGTGGGTGCAGAGCACGGGGTGGAAGGCGCAGTCTTCGTAGATGTCGCCTGGGCGGATTGACCCGTGCTGGTCGGTGGGCATGGTTGGCATTGTCGCTGTCACGTGGCTCGCGGTTGGTAGGGGGTCTTGGTGCGCGGCATGGCGAACAGGACGTCGACGCGGCGTCGGGCGAGGCAGATCAGGGCAGCGTTGTGGCGTTAGCACCACCGCGTCGGCGTGGTCGGACTTCTTGCGAGACACCGAGTACCGCTCCCGATAGCGCGCCACCGCCATCGGGTTGATCGCGTACACCCGACGTCCGCTCGCACGCAGCGCCGCGACCAGCAGCCCGCGTGGGGCTCGATCGCCACCGGGATCGACTGGTCGACGCTGTCGCCGGCAGCAGCCAGCATCTCCACCAGCGTGGTGTATCCGTCCACGTCGTCACCGATACGCGCCTTGGCAACCAACTGGCCACGCTCGTCGATCAAAGCGATCTCGTGATGCCGTTCCGCCCAATCGATGCCGCAGTACACCGTCAACTCGTATCCCTTCCCACCTGCCTGGTCAGTTGCACAACCCTGGCGGAAACGCGCGGCGCCCTAATGACGAGGCTCTGTGGCCTACCCTCCGATGAGCCGTTCGCGATCCCAGCGACCCGCACGGTCCCGGTCTTCGCAGTCAGAGCTCGTCGGCTCCCGGTATGCGAGGTGTTCGCCGTGCGGGCGGGCTGTAACCACGATCAACATCTTGCCAAGGTCATGAGGTGGTCCGGCATTGCCGAGATCCGCCGGTCTTGCACGAGACCTGAAGCGGTCCAGAGGTGTGCAGGCATGTCCTCGACGAGCCGGACCACCACACGAACGGCTCGCCGAGCCCACGCTGCCGATCTTCTTGAAGACCTTCAGAGGCCAGGTAACGGGCAGGCATCCCGTGGACCACGGCGGGCCGTTCGGGACTCATTAGGTAACGGGACATGTCCTGTCTGTCCGAAATCGCCTGCCGTCAAGAGGTCCAGCAGCGACCACAGCGACGCCGATGCAGTACGCCTACCAGGCGATTCACCGCAGAGGCAACCAAGATCGGCTCGCAAAACCACCCGAGTTAAGGGTTCCAGCAGCGCCTCACGCGCCACTTCATCGAGCCAGAACAACAAATTGAGGGTTTCCGCAAGTCACTGACCTGCGGAAACCCTCTCGCTGTCGGGACGGCCGGATTCGAACCGACGACCCCTTGACCCCCAGTAGTCCGGTGGCCCAGCGGCATGCTCACGCAAGTTTGTCCAGGTCGTCGACAGTGTAAACCAGCCGAGTATAGGGGTCGTCGCAACACTCCCCCGGCAGCGCCGCGCCGAGTACGGCCTGCAGGCGCTCGGCAACCGCAGCTTGCTGGCGAACCCGGGGACGAGACAGATCCGGGACCGTCTCGATCTTATCAAGCAGCGTGAGGCCCGGCGCCCGTTGGCTCCCAGCCTGCTGGCGGAGGAGTGCTTGACGCCGTTGACCCCGTCGGCGCGTGAAACCTTTCGCATATGCTGGTGACCGCACCAGCGAAGAGCGGGGCCGCCCCGCGCTGGCCGCCGTGGTGCACGTTGACGGCAACACGCGGCTGCGCCAGCACTTCCCGCGAAGTCCGAGCATCTGGGCGGCCTCCTCCCACATCAGTCGGTGATTACATGTCCAACATGGAGAAGCCGTGCAGACCCCGCCCGAGTTGATCGCGTTGTGCCCGGAGGCCGGGTCGCCGCGGCAGGCCGCTGCGCTGGTGTCGCAGCTCGGTGGCGCGCCGCTGCTGTGCCGGCTGGCCGGCGCCTATCTGGCGAGGGCGCAGGAGGGCCGTGCTGAGGAGCCGATGCTCGGCACCTTCACCGGGTATCGGACCGAGGTGCTGATGCGGGCGGGTGCGGGGCCGCGGCGGGACGCCGTGATCGGACTGGCATTGGAACGGCTGGACGACGACGGGCTGGGGCAGGCGCACACGCTCCTGCGGCTGTTCGGCGTCCTGCCGGATGCGCCAGTGCCGTACCAACTGTTGCTGGACCCGGCGCTGCTGGCCGAATCGGAGCTGTTCGCGGGCCTGACCGGGCCGCATCTGGAGGCGTTGATCGACGGGCTGGTCGGGCTGGCGCTGGTCGAGAGGACCGCGGCGGGGGAACTGTCGCTCGATTCGGAGATCCGCGAATTCGCCAACCACGACGGTGAAGACTCGGGTCAGCGGCCGGCGCACGTCGCGCTGCTGGCGAAACTGATCATCCGCTCGCCGCGTTGCGAGGTGGCGGCCGCGGCTGCTCACGTCTTCCGGATCGCGGCCGAGGAGAGCGGTGATCCAGGCGAGGTCGATGTGTTGGCCGACGCATGCCTGCTCGTCGGTGACGCGCTGGCCTCGGACGGGCGGTTCGGCGAGGCGCGGGTGATCGGTGAGGCCGTGGTCGCGGGCACGCGGCGACTGCTCGGGCCGACCCATCACCGCACGCTGTTCGGCACCACGTTCCTCGCCAGCTGGACCGGGGACGCGGGGGACCCGGCTGCCGCTCACGAGCTGCTCTGCGAAGTCGCTGCCGCCTACGGGCCGATACCCGATACGGACAGCCTCGTCGCATTCGCCAACCGAGCGTACTGGGCAGCCAAGTCCGGAGACGTCGTCGCAGCCCGCGACGCGTACGCGGAACTGGTGCCGTTGCGGACGCTGATGGCCCGACCGGATGACCCAGAGCTACTGGTCGACCGCACGGAACTGGCCCGGTGGACAGGCGCGGCTGGAGATGCGGTCTCGGCCCGGAACGCGTTCGCGGATTTGATGCCCCTGTTGACCCGGTTGCTCGGACCGGACGACCCGGAATTCCTGAACCTGCGCGCGGAGTTCGCGCGCTGGACCGGCCTGGCCGGGGATGCCGCCACTGCCCGCGACGCGTTCGCGGAGCTGGTCAGGCTCAGGACGCGGCTGGCTGTCCCGGACGATGTGGACCTGCTGTTCTATCGCGGCGAACTCGCGCACTGGACCGGTACGGCCGGGGACGCGGCAGACGCGCACGCCATGCTCATCGGGCTGCTCCCCGATTTCGTGCGGGCGATCGGCACGGACGCCGAGGATGTCGTGGCGCTCCGGAAGGCGATCATCCGGTGGGGGGAAAAGTGACCTCGGCGTCCGGCCCGACGTGCACGTACGCCGCCCAGCAGGACGGCCGTCCCCGATATCGCTCCCGGAGGGCCAGGATGGCGGCGTTCACGGCGTGGGCCGGCCGCCCATGGTGCAACCCTCCGTAGATCAGCCGTGCGGCGCGGCCCGCAACCGAGTCGGGAACCGGCCAGTACGTGGCGATGACGTGGGCGAATCCGGCCAGTTGCAGCGCCGACGCGATGTGGATGTTCTCGTCCGGTAGGCGCGCACCGCCCTGGAGAGTTGAGCAGGCAGACAAGTAGGCCAGGGTACGTGACTTCCTCACCCCGGCCGGTTGGCGGAGGAGTTCGCGAACCCGCAGCGGGCCATCGTGCAGCGTGAGGTAGCTGTCCGATGGCCGGGCGGCGTCCGCCGTCGCGTGGCCGGCGAAGTGCACCCAGTCGGCGTCGGCGAACAGGTCCCGTACCCGGGGCGTGGTGGCGTCCTGTCCCGACACCAGTTCGGCGGCTGCGCCGAGGCGGCGATGTACCTCGTCCGCCTCACGGAGCGAGGCGGGCAGTCCCGGACGGTGCGGGTCGTCCGGTGCCACCACTGCAGCCCACTGCGGCACCGGGTGCGTGCCGACGGCCGTCAGGCTGCGCAGCGTGGGTGCATAGGAGCTCACGACGCGATGCGGCGCGGAACGGATCGTGTCATCGTGACCGGCAGCATGGATCGGCAGGAAGGAGAGCGCGCCGGTTGGCATCCACCAGACGTGGCCGGTGGGGTCAACCCGGTCGAGGTGGTCGAGGACGGGACCGGCGATCGTGTCCCAGAGCCAGCCGAGCGTCTCCATTAGGCCGGCGTCGGTGGGCCGGATCGACGCCGCGGCATGCCGCGTGATGTCTTCGCTCGTGAGGTTGGGGAGCGGGAGGTGGTGGGTCGAGGTGCCGTTCACCAGGAGCGCGTCACACCGGTGAGCAGCCACGTTGATGATCACGACCGTGCCGAGGCCGAGCCCGGCCCGCAGGTCGCCGATGCGCGGCGGACGAAGGAAGCGTTCCAGGCCGGGCGTGCGGTGGATCTCCGCGAGGATTGCGTCGCGTTCCCGCACCGCGCGGTGCCGGTCGTAGACGGCGGATCGCTCGTTGCGGTGCGACGCCTCGATCAGGTCGTGGGCCGCGCCGAGGCGTTCCGCGAGATCGGATGCGCTGGCGCGCACCTTGTCCGTGTCGGCCCATCTGCTTAGTGCCTGGGCATAGAGCACTCCCCTGCCCTGTTCCAGGATTTCGACGGCACCGTCCGGGTCGCCGAGTTCGAGTGCGCAGGCGGCTGCGGTGGTGGCCAGCGCAGGGAATTGTGATATCAGGCGTTCCTGGTCGTCACGGTCGAGGCCGGCCCAGGCGACGAGGTCAAGCAGCTCAACGGCCCGGCCCAGCGCGTTCCGGGCATTGGGCCAGTCCGCGGCACGCGCCCGCAGGTGGCCGAGGTTCTGGGCGGCCATGGCGCGGGACAGTGCGGGCGCCAGCTGGGTGTTGGCGAGTCGGGTGTACGTCGCGGCGGCCTCCTCCAGGTCGCCGGGGCCGTCCCGCAGCTCTCTGGCGGCACCGAGGTTGAGCAGCGTGTCAGCGAGTTCTGGATCGTCGGGGCCTATGCCGGTGGTCGCCTGGGTGAGCACCTGGACGGCCTCGTCGATGCCGGGTCCGAAACGGGCACTGGCCAGCAGCACCGCGCCGAGGTTGGCCCGGTGTGCCCGGTGTTCAGGCCGCTCGGCCGGGGTTAGCGCGGCGGCGGCCCGGAGCAGGTCCGCCGCACGGTGCAGCGACTGCGGGTCGTTGGCGCCGACGCCTTTGCGGTGCAGCGCGTTGGCCAGTCCGGCGAGGTGGGCGGGCCGTTCCGGATCACCGGCGACCACCTCCTCCAGCTCCCGCACCGCCTCGTCGAGCGCGTCGGTGTCCATGACCGCCTCGAACCGGTTCCGGAGCGCGCCGGCGCGGTTCACCCGGTACGCGTCCCGGTCGGGATGACCGGCCGGGAGCAATCGGACGGCGTCGGCCCAGTCGCGGATCGCCTCGTCGAGGGCGGCGAGGGCACCGGTGGCGGCGAACGTGAGCCGGCCGGCGATGGCGAGCTGGTTGAGGTAGATCGGCCGGTCGGGGTCGTCGGGCGGCACCCTGCGCAGGCTGCGGCGCAGACGGCGAGCTGCCTCCGCCGCCGAGGTCCGGTCACCGGTGAAGATGGCGCGGCCGAGGAGCGCGCGTGCCAGCCCCGACGTGCAGCCGGGTACGGCGGGGTCGTCTGCGGGTACGAGGGCGCAGGCGGTCTGGCCCTCATCGACGGCTCCGTCGAGGTGGTCCCGGTTACCGGTGAGTTCCCAGGCCGCCATCAGGGCGCTACTGGTGTTGCTGAGGATCCGGGCCCGCGACGATGGCAGGCGCAGAGCAGCGTCGCCGGCGGTCCGCGCTGCGGCGAGCAGTTCGGGGAGCAGTGTGACGTCGCCGGTACGTTCCAATTGACGCATCAGACCGAGCCCGA from Micromonospora profundi harbors:
- a CDS encoding S8 family serine peptidase — protein: MHRPVVERVHQPSATTPIGDSMSAPRRGRGLPLATVVLTVLALLTPGPPAAAAEEKFQPAAEDAVQDGYVVVLAKPKSDEETVEQTAERLLATYPGKLEFTYQHVLRGFAVTTTLETAHALSKEPEVAYVEQQVELEFLGDQVDAPWGLDLSDQRRGMDDVYRWDSDGSGVHVYVVDSGIRQSHHDFEGRASVDVSFGDAGTGPGGSADCNGHGTTMAGVVGGRVHGMAKRARLHSVRIGCRAGTTAALLAAVDWLAVNAIRPAVANFSFRSAPSTVVDAAAIELIRRGITVVAAAGQSNEDACGSSPARVPAVVTVAAVHALKDRTASSNWGGCVDLFAPGESVPTTTNASDTSTGLTGGTSIATAHVTGAVARYLQRFPGASPALVAATLINEASRDRVTDHRGSPNRVLYTDVNGPGNDGFGRTGADVNGDGRDDIVTFVRGTPADVWVALSTGSSFGAGSKWHEYFGAGEEIPMVGDVNGDGRADLITFTRGTSADVYVALSTGSSFGPSQRWHSWFAASNETPAVGDFNGDGRDDIATVTRGVLGSPSVNRTVYVALSTGTGFVGTTVRWSESFLGGDAVPLVGDFDCDGRDDLAAFERGGAGRVLVASSQGYRFAGATLWSYRFALATAVPAVGDFNGDGCDDVAEFSRGDAPFVRVALSMAGYWATRLFGDPTVWHHNFAGGVAVPGAGDFTGDGRSDVIAFTRGSAADVFVAPSTSAAFSADVRKWNDWFANGTEVPMPSVMW
- a CDS encoding carbamoyltransferase C-terminal domain-containing protein, with protein sequence MGVVATLPRQRRAEYGLQALGNRSLLANPGTRQIRDRLDLIKQREARRPLAPSLLAEECLTPLTPSARETFRICW
- a CDS encoding CHAT domain-containing protein, whose amino-acid sequence is MTADQFDVDGPDEFPAVMELAQRAHRDGDASTLARAVHRLTALTDLGTAPATRAAELGYALYLLSERTVDPGPLPAAQRAYGVALARGDHAQAPLWRTHLGMCLVRESERTHRPEALDDALPLLRSAAADLPGHLAAHANLGLGLMRQLERTGDVTLLPELLAAARTAGDAALRLPSSRARILSNTSSALMAAWELTGNRDHLDGAVDEGQTACALVPADDPAVPGCTSGLARALLGRAIFTGDRTSAAEAARRLRRSLRRVPPDDPDRPIYLNQLAIAGRLTFAATGALAALDEAIRDWADAVRLLPAGHPDRDAYRVNRAGALRNRFEAVMDTDALDEAVRELEEVVAGDPERPAHLAGLANALHRKGVGANDPQSLHRAADLLRAAAALTPAERPEHRAHRANLGAVLLASARFGPGIDEAVQVLTQATTGIGPDDPELADTLLNLGAARELRDGPGDLEEAAATYTRLANTQLAPALSRAMAAQNLGHLRARAADWPNARNALGRAVELLDLVAWAGLDRDDQERLISQFPALATTAAACALELGDPDGAVEILEQGRGVLYAQALSRWADTDKVRASASDLAERLGAAHDLIEASHRNERSAVYDRHRAVRERDAILAEIHRTPGLERFLRPPRIGDLRAGLGLGTVVIINVAAHRCDALLVNGTSTHHLPLPNLTSEDITRHAAASIRPTDAGLMETLGWLWDTIAGPVLDHLDRVDPTGHVWWMPTGALSFLPIHAAGHDDTIRSAPHRVVSSYAPTLRSLTAVGTHPVPQWAAVVAPDDPHRPGLPASLREADEVHRRLGAAAELVSGQDATTPRVRDLFADADWVHFAGHATADAARPSDSYLTLHDGPLRVRELLRQPAGVRKSRTLAYLSACSTLQGGARLPDENIHIASALQLAGFAHVIATYWPVPDSVAGRAARLIYGGLHHGRPAHAVNAAILALRERYRGRPSCWAAYVHVGPDAEVTFPPTG
- a CDS encoding tetratricopeptide repeat protein yields the protein MLGTFTGYRTEVLMRAGAGPRRDAVIGLALERLDDDGLGQAHTLLRLFGVLPDAPVPYQLLLDPALLAESELFAGLTGPHLEALIDGLVGLALVERTAAGELSLDSEIREFANHDGEDSGQRPAHVALLAKLIIRSPRCEVAAAAAHVFRIAAEESGDPGEVDVLADACLLVGDALASDGRFGEARVIGEAVVAGTRRLLGPTHHRTLFGTTFLASWTGDAGDPAAAHELLCEVAAAYGPIPDTDSLVAFANRAYWAAKSGDVVAARDAYAELVPLRTLMARPDDPELLVDRTELARWTGAAGDAVSARNAFADLMPLLTRLLGPDDPEFLNLRAEFARWTGLAGDAATARDAFAELVRLRTRLAVPDDVDLLFYRGELAHWTGTAGDAADAHAMLIGLLPDFVRAIGTDAEDVVALRKAIIRWGEK